The following proteins are encoded in a genomic region of Astatotilapia calliptera chromosome 22, fAstCal1.2, whole genome shotgun sequence:
- the LOC113015181 gene encoding fMet-Leu-Phe receptor-like isoform X1 — MIVISPTTDQPPVQGVPCLSSYRSGDRLQLPTTLNWGQRRNLQSHVWWTDVNLYISEQQKPPLCSLSRIFSFEELLFLFPLFSCSLFLSPAMFPNDSLPTNTVKPSKDDQETMVGISAIMDNVSIILYALTVVLGITGNSMVIWVAGFKFKPKVTNVWLVNLAIADLIFCFTRVFSLTKKLFLEHWPFGLFVCKFDAFFKYTNMFCSVFLLAVISLDRVLCIWQPVFTKRRRTLWAARVVAVCIWIAAILFSIPYFIHRQVYLCKKNLSMCSLHPKENAEGYNSTKVALYSIRFLCGFIIPFMVILVCYILAAVGIRRTRLSGKTRPLRILACLVIAFFLCWAPYHCLLLVKMVDSKYALFKIWFPVAKGIAYFNSCVNPLLYFCMGLKVSEGFRQSLIRIYKRGLADDIDGQMTHSTDRSLD, encoded by the exons ATGATTGTAATTAGCCCCACAACAGACCAgccacctgtccagggtgtaccctgcctctcgtcCTATCGCAGTGGGGACAGGCTGCAGCTTCCCACAACTCTGAATTGG GGTCAAAGACGTAATCTGCAGAGTCATGTTTGGTGGACAGATGTGAAT CTTTACATCTCTGAACAGCAGAAACCGCCTTTGTGCTCATTATCTCGGATCTTTTCTTTTGaagagctgctgtttttgtttccactg TTTTCctgttctctctttctcagcCCCGCCATGTTTCCCAATGACTCTCTGCCCACCAACACAGTCAAGCCTTCTAAAGATGACCAGGAAACTATGGTGGGCATCAGTGCCATTATGGACAATGTCAGTATCATTCTCTATGCACTGACTGTTGTACTCGGCATCACAGGAAACTCTATGGTCATCTGGGTGGCTGGATTCAAATTTAAG CCAAAGGTCACCAACGTGTGGCTGGTGAATCTGGCGATAGCAGACCTGATCTTCTGCTTCACACGAGTTTTTTCTCTCACTAAGAAGCTCTTCCTTGAGCACTGGCCTTTCGGCCTCTTCGTCTGCAAGTTCGATGCCTTCTTCAAATACACCAACATGTTCTGCTCTGTCTTCCTGCTGGCTGTGATCAGTCTGGATCGAGTGCTCTGCATCTGGCAGCCCGTCTTCACAAAGCGTCGTCGCACCCTGTGGGCAGCGAGGGTGGTGGCAGTCTGTATCTGGATAGCAGCGATCCTCTTCAGCATTCCTTACTTCATCCATCGCCAAGTCTATCTGTGCAAGAAGAACCTGAGTATGTGCTCTCTTCATCCAAAAGAGAACGCAGAAGGGTACAACAGCACCAAAGTTGCTCTCTACTCCATCCGCTTCCTGTGTGGCTTCATAATTCCCTTTATGGTGATTCTGGTCTGTTATATCTTGGCCGCTGTGGGAATCCGACGCACCCGCCTGTCAGGGAAGACCCGCCCTCTACGTATACTAGCATGTTTGGTCATTGCCTTCTTCCTGTGCTGGGCGCCTTACCACTGCCTCTTACTGGTGAAGATGGTGGACAGTAAATACGCTCTGTTCAAAATCTGGTTCCCTGTAGCAAAGGGTATTGCCTACTTCAACAGCTGTGTGAACCCACTGTTATACTTCTGCATGGGGCTAAAAGTCAGTGAGGGATTTAGACAGAGTCTGATAAGAATTTATAAAAGAGGCCTGGCAGATGACATAGACGGCCAGATGACTCACTCCACTGATCGCTCTTTGGATTAA
- the LOC113015181 gene encoding fMet-Leu-Phe receptor-like isoform X2, whose amino-acid sequence MIVISPTTDQPPVQGVPCLSSYRSGDRLQLPTTLNWLYISEQQKPPLCSLSRIFSFEELLFLFPLFSCSLFLSPAMFPNDSLPTNTVKPSKDDQETMVGISAIMDNVSIILYALTVVLGITGNSMVIWVAGFKFKPKVTNVWLVNLAIADLIFCFTRVFSLTKKLFLEHWPFGLFVCKFDAFFKYTNMFCSVFLLAVISLDRVLCIWQPVFTKRRRTLWAARVVAVCIWIAAILFSIPYFIHRQVYLCKKNLSMCSLHPKENAEGYNSTKVALYSIRFLCGFIIPFMVILVCYILAAVGIRRTRLSGKTRPLRILACLVIAFFLCWAPYHCLLLVKMVDSKYALFKIWFPVAKGIAYFNSCVNPLLYFCMGLKVSEGFRQSLIRIYKRGLADDIDGQMTHSTDRSLD is encoded by the exons ATGATTGTAATTAGCCCCACAACAGACCAgccacctgtccagggtgtaccctgcctctcgtcCTATCGCAGTGGGGACAGGCTGCAGCTTCCCACAACTCTGAATTGG CTTTACATCTCTGAACAGCAGAAACCGCCTTTGTGCTCATTATCTCGGATCTTTTCTTTTGaagagctgctgtttttgtttccactg TTTTCctgttctctctttctcagcCCCGCCATGTTTCCCAATGACTCTCTGCCCACCAACACAGTCAAGCCTTCTAAAGATGACCAGGAAACTATGGTGGGCATCAGTGCCATTATGGACAATGTCAGTATCATTCTCTATGCACTGACTGTTGTACTCGGCATCACAGGAAACTCTATGGTCATCTGGGTGGCTGGATTCAAATTTAAG CCAAAGGTCACCAACGTGTGGCTGGTGAATCTGGCGATAGCAGACCTGATCTTCTGCTTCACACGAGTTTTTTCTCTCACTAAGAAGCTCTTCCTTGAGCACTGGCCTTTCGGCCTCTTCGTCTGCAAGTTCGATGCCTTCTTCAAATACACCAACATGTTCTGCTCTGTCTTCCTGCTGGCTGTGATCAGTCTGGATCGAGTGCTCTGCATCTGGCAGCCCGTCTTCACAAAGCGTCGTCGCACCCTGTGGGCAGCGAGGGTGGTGGCAGTCTGTATCTGGATAGCAGCGATCCTCTTCAGCATTCCTTACTTCATCCATCGCCAAGTCTATCTGTGCAAGAAGAACCTGAGTATGTGCTCTCTTCATCCAAAAGAGAACGCAGAAGGGTACAACAGCACCAAAGTTGCTCTCTACTCCATCCGCTTCCTGTGTGGCTTCATAATTCCCTTTATGGTGATTCTGGTCTGTTATATCTTGGCCGCTGTGGGAATCCGACGCACCCGCCTGTCAGGGAAGACCCGCCCTCTACGTATACTAGCATGTTTGGTCATTGCCTTCTTCCTGTGCTGGGCGCCTTACCACTGCCTCTTACTGGTGAAGATGGTGGACAGTAAATACGCTCTGTTCAAAATCTGGTTCCCTGTAGCAAAGGGTATTGCCTACTTCAACAGCTGTGTGAACCCACTGTTATACTTCTGCATGGGGCTAAAAGTCAGTGAGGGATTTAGACAGAGTCTGATAAGAATTTATAAAAGAGGCCTGGCAGATGACATAGACGGCCAGATGACTCACTCCACTGATCGCTCTTTGGATTAA
- the LOC113015181 gene encoding fMet-Leu-Phe receptor-like isoform X3, producing the protein MIVISPTTDQPPVQGVPCLSSYRSGDRLQLPTTLNWFSCSLFLSPAMFPNDSLPTNTVKPSKDDQETMVGISAIMDNVSIILYALTVVLGITGNSMVIWVAGFKFKPKVTNVWLVNLAIADLIFCFTRVFSLTKKLFLEHWPFGLFVCKFDAFFKYTNMFCSVFLLAVISLDRVLCIWQPVFTKRRRTLWAARVVAVCIWIAAILFSIPYFIHRQVYLCKKNLSMCSLHPKENAEGYNSTKVALYSIRFLCGFIIPFMVILVCYILAAVGIRRTRLSGKTRPLRILACLVIAFFLCWAPYHCLLLVKMVDSKYALFKIWFPVAKGIAYFNSCVNPLLYFCMGLKVSEGFRQSLIRIYKRGLADDIDGQMTHSTDRSLD; encoded by the exons ATGATTGTAATTAGCCCCACAACAGACCAgccacctgtccagggtgtaccctgcctctcgtcCTATCGCAGTGGGGACAGGCTGCAGCTTCCCACAACTCTGAATTGG TTTTCctgttctctctttctcagcCCCGCCATGTTTCCCAATGACTCTCTGCCCACCAACACAGTCAAGCCTTCTAAAGATGACCAGGAAACTATGGTGGGCATCAGTGCCATTATGGACAATGTCAGTATCATTCTCTATGCACTGACTGTTGTACTCGGCATCACAGGAAACTCTATGGTCATCTGGGTGGCTGGATTCAAATTTAAG CCAAAGGTCACCAACGTGTGGCTGGTGAATCTGGCGATAGCAGACCTGATCTTCTGCTTCACACGAGTTTTTTCTCTCACTAAGAAGCTCTTCCTTGAGCACTGGCCTTTCGGCCTCTTCGTCTGCAAGTTCGATGCCTTCTTCAAATACACCAACATGTTCTGCTCTGTCTTCCTGCTGGCTGTGATCAGTCTGGATCGAGTGCTCTGCATCTGGCAGCCCGTCTTCACAAAGCGTCGTCGCACCCTGTGGGCAGCGAGGGTGGTGGCAGTCTGTATCTGGATAGCAGCGATCCTCTTCAGCATTCCTTACTTCATCCATCGCCAAGTCTATCTGTGCAAGAAGAACCTGAGTATGTGCTCTCTTCATCCAAAAGAGAACGCAGAAGGGTACAACAGCACCAAAGTTGCTCTCTACTCCATCCGCTTCCTGTGTGGCTTCATAATTCCCTTTATGGTGATTCTGGTCTGTTATATCTTGGCCGCTGTGGGAATCCGACGCACCCGCCTGTCAGGGAAGACCCGCCCTCTACGTATACTAGCATGTTTGGTCATTGCCTTCTTCCTGTGCTGGGCGCCTTACCACTGCCTCTTACTGGTGAAGATGGTGGACAGTAAATACGCTCTGTTCAAAATCTGGTTCCCTGTAGCAAAGGGTATTGCCTACTTCAACAGCTGTGTGAACCCACTGTTATACTTCTGCATGGGGCTAAAAGTCAGTGAGGGATTTAGACAGAGTCTGATAAGAATTTATAAAAGAGGCCTGGCAGATGACATAGACGGCCAGATGACTCACTCCACTGATCGCTCTTTGGATTAA
- the LOC113015181 gene encoding formyl peptide receptor 2-like isoform X4, with translation MFPNDSLPTNTVKPSKDDQETMVGISAIMDNVSIILYALTVVLGITGNSMVIWVAGFKFKPKVTNVWLVNLAIADLIFCFTRVFSLTKKLFLEHWPFGLFVCKFDAFFKYTNMFCSVFLLAVISLDRVLCIWQPVFTKRRRTLWAARVVAVCIWIAAILFSIPYFIHRQVYLCKKNLSMCSLHPKENAEGYNSTKVALYSIRFLCGFIIPFMVILVCYILAAVGIRRTRLSGKTRPLRILACLVIAFFLCWAPYHCLLLVKMVDSKYALFKIWFPVAKGIAYFNSCVNPLLYFCMGLKVSEGFRQSLIRIYKRGLADDIDGQMTHSTDRSLD, from the exons ATGTTTCCCAATGACTCTCTGCCCACCAACACAGTCAAGCCTTCTAAAGATGACCAGGAAACTATGGTGGGCATCAGTGCCATTATGGACAATGTCAGTATCATTCTCTATGCACTGACTGTTGTACTCGGCATCACAGGAAACTCTATGGTCATCTGGGTGGCTGGATTCAAATTTAAG CCAAAGGTCACCAACGTGTGGCTGGTGAATCTGGCGATAGCAGACCTGATCTTCTGCTTCACACGAGTTTTTTCTCTCACTAAGAAGCTCTTCCTTGAGCACTGGCCTTTCGGCCTCTTCGTCTGCAAGTTCGATGCCTTCTTCAAATACACCAACATGTTCTGCTCTGTCTTCCTGCTGGCTGTGATCAGTCTGGATCGAGTGCTCTGCATCTGGCAGCCCGTCTTCACAAAGCGTCGTCGCACCCTGTGGGCAGCGAGGGTGGTGGCAGTCTGTATCTGGATAGCAGCGATCCTCTTCAGCATTCCTTACTTCATCCATCGCCAAGTCTATCTGTGCAAGAAGAACCTGAGTATGTGCTCTCTTCATCCAAAAGAGAACGCAGAAGGGTACAACAGCACCAAAGTTGCTCTCTACTCCATCCGCTTCCTGTGTGGCTTCATAATTCCCTTTATGGTGATTCTGGTCTGTTATATCTTGGCCGCTGTGGGAATCCGACGCACCCGCCTGTCAGGGAAGACCCGCCCTCTACGTATACTAGCATGTTTGGTCATTGCCTTCTTCCTGTGCTGGGCGCCTTACCACTGCCTCTTACTGGTGAAGATGGTGGACAGTAAATACGCTCTGTTCAAAATCTGGTTCCCTGTAGCAAAGGGTATTGCCTACTTCAACAGCTGTGTGAACCCACTGTTATACTTCTGCATGGGGCTAAAAGTCAGTGAGGGATTTAGACAGAGTCTGATAAGAATTTATAAAAGAGGCCTGGCAGATGACATAGACGGCCAGATGACTCACTCCACTGATCGCTCTTTGGATTAA
- the LOC113015212 gene encoding class I histocompatibility antigen, F10 alpha chain-like — MYVDSGNVSLQRTVGPTVSLLQKTPFALVTCHATGFYPNTAMMFWRKDGVEIQDHAEKGEILHNHDGTFQLSVNMNASSVPSEDWTSYSCVFQFSGVEDNIITKLNKSTIRTNWERRADMKIPITAVVVVRVPLMLVAAVGFVVYKKKKCESTKGGELMFLKRLEN; from the exons ATGTATGTGGACAGTGGGAACGTCTCCCTGCAGAGAACAG TGGGTCCCACAGTGTCTCTCCTCCAGAAGACTCCCTTCGCTCTAGTCACCTGCCACGCTACAGGTTTCTATCCTAATACAGCCATGATGTTCTGGAGGAAGGATGGAGTGGAGATCCAAGACCATGCGGAGAAAGGAGAGATTCTCCACAACCATGACGGGACCTTCCAGTTAAGTGTTAACATGAACGCTTCATCAGTGCCATCTGAAGACTGGACGAGCTACAGCTGTGTGTTCCAGTTCTCTGGTGtggaggacaacatcatcaCCAAGTTGAATAAATCAACGATCAGGACCAATTGGg AAAGGCGTGCTGACATGAAGATCCCCAtcactgctgttgtggttgttcgTGTTCCTCTCATGCTCGTTGCTGCAGTTGGATTTGTTGtttacaaaaagaagaaatgtgagAGCACTAAAGGAGGTGagctgatgtttttaaaaagactggAAAACTGA